The proteins below are encoded in one region of Myxococcales bacterium:
- a CDS encoding pyridoxal phosphate-dependent aminotransferase — protein MPNFASRLSRIEESATVALSQRAAELKRQGIDVIAFGVGEPDFPTPQSIRDAATADVAKSSHYTAVRGMPELRSAICTDSAKRRMAHTFSPEEVVVSVGAKHSLFNLALSLFEEGDEVIIPAPYWVSYPEQVRLVGAEAVIAATTIEDNFVLSPEALRKAISKKTKALILCTPSNPTGAAYSPEQLNAIAEVVRKHDMWVIVDEIYSQLVYDNFKQQSFIDVAPDLKDRCIIVDGVSKTYAMTGWRIGWILAPKEVAKACDKLQSQSTTNPTAIAQYAAMAALGCDDSILKDMLATFDKRRHALVNSINAIEGLSCRLPNGAFYAFVDVTKLIGKKASSGELNTDLDVSHFFLNEARCAAVPGSAFGAPGFLRFSYATSIELIEEGCKRIKEAVATLKS, from the coding sequence ATGCCCAACTTTGCTTCCCGTTTGTCTCGAATCGAAGAATCCGCCACGGTCGCCCTATCGCAACGTGCAGCCGAACTCAAACGCCAAGGAATTGACGTAATTGCCTTTGGTGTAGGCGAGCCAGATTTTCCAACGCCACAAAGCATTCGCGATGCTGCAACCGCCGACGTCGCCAAAAGCTCACACTACACTGCAGTTCGAGGCATGCCAGAGTTGCGCAGCGCCATCTGCACCGACTCCGCAAAGCGACGCATGGCTCATACCTTCAGTCCGGAGGAAGTCGTGGTTTCCGTCGGAGCCAAACATTCTCTATTCAATCTGGCTCTATCCCTTTTCGAAGAAGGCGACGAAGTCATTATCCCCGCTCCCTACTGGGTCAGCTACCCCGAGCAAGTCCGACTCGTAGGCGCCGAAGCCGTCATTGCAGCTACCACCATCGAGGACAACTTTGTGCTTAGTCCAGAAGCGCTCCGAAAAGCCATCAGCAAAAAAACCAAGGCGCTTATTCTCTGTACGCCATCCAATCCGACCGGTGCCGCATACAGCCCCGAGCAGCTTAACGCCATAGCTGAGGTTGTACGCAAACACGACATGTGGGTCATCGTCGATGAAATCTACAGCCAACTTGTCTACGATAACTTCAAACAACAGTCCTTCATTGACGTTGCTCCCGATCTCAAAGACCGTTGCATCATCGTTGACGGAGTAAGCAAAACCTACGCCATGACTGGTTGGCGCATTGGTTGGATTTTAGCGCCGAAGGAAGTGGCCAAGGCATGTGACAAGCTACAAAGCCAATCCACAACCAACCCGACCGCCATCGCTCAATATGCCGCGATGGCTGCGCTTGGTTGCGATGACTCCATCCTAAAAGACATGCTTGCAACTTTCGATAAGCGTCGCCACGCTCTGGTCAATAGTATTAACGCCATCGAAGGACTGAGCTGCCGGCTTCCCAATGGCGCTTTTTATGCTTTTGTCGACGTCACAAAGCTCATCGGCAAAAAAGCATCCAGCGGCGAGTTAAATACCGATCTCGACGTCTCACACTTTTTTCTAAATGAAGCACGTTGTGCCGCGGTACCCGGAAGTGCCTTTGGCGCACCCGGCTTTTTGCGCTTCTCCTACGCGACTTCAATCGAGCTGATTGAAGAAGGATGCAAACGCATCAAAGAAGCCGTTGCCACGCTAAAAAGCTAA
- a CDS encoding PD40 domain-containing protein, with translation MHTLIGIVLLLWMYGCGRINYDELFVSVDAGNADSNTPDSDSATSDSGLGSCTWSDFSSPGQATLGTLNGTIHNYFPTLSADGLTMYLSCNRPAWTSPYRIYKSVRPDLQSDFGDPSFVNTTINGVDPERSLHPMLSFDGLRLYWASNRSGSQGFDLWFSERATTSVEFDSATNLGFTSAGDNEGSIFESRDGLRLYYSIELGPSTTGADLWLTTRASTNDSFSSAGSPIAELNTSDDDRDAVLSADELEIIFSSNRPGGLGANDLWVARRNSITEPFGPPENLTQLNSTGDEAGAELSADGTTLYFNYNGGLYFGFGADRKL, from the coding sequence ATGCACACCTTGATTGGGATAGTCTTGTTGCTCTGGATGTACGGATGCGGGCGCATCAACTATGATGAGCTTTTCGTGAGTGTCGATGCTGGCAATGCAGACTCAAACACCCCCGATAGCGATAGTGCGACCAGCGACAGTGGTCTTGGCAGTTGCACTTGGTCTGATTTTTCCAGTCCCGGCCAAGCAACCCTTGGAACACTCAATGGGACCATTCACAACTATTTCCCTACCCTTTCTGCGGATGGGCTCACCATGTACCTCTCCTGCAACCGACCGGCATGGACGAGTCCCTATCGGATCTACAAAAGCGTACGCCCCGATCTGCAAAGCGATTTTGGAGACCCGTCCTTCGTAAACACGACGATCAACGGCGTCGACCCAGAACGAAGTTTGCATCCCATGCTCAGTTTCGATGGCTTGCGCTTGTATTGGGCATCAAACCGTTCTGGATCTCAGGGATTTGATTTATGGTTTTCAGAGCGAGCCACCACAAGCGTTGAATTTGATAGTGCGACCAACCTTGGCTTCACTTCCGCCGGTGATAACGAAGGCAGCATCTTTGAATCTCGCGATGGCCTGCGTCTCTACTACTCGATAGAGCTTGGCCCCTCGACAACCGGCGCTGATCTGTGGCTTACAACGCGCGCTTCGACGAACGACAGCTTCTCTTCAGCCGGCTCTCCCATTGCAGAGCTAAATACCAGCGACGACGATCGCGATGCCGTTCTTTCAGCCGACGAGCTTGAAATTATCTTTAGCTCAAATCGTCCCGGAGGACTCGGCGCAAATGACTTATGGGTGGCGAGACGAAACAGTATCACCGAGCCCTTCGGACCACCGGAAAACCTCACACAACTTAACTCCACCGGCGATGAGGCCGGAGCCGAGCTCTCGGCTGACGGAACAACGCTGTACTTCAACTACAACGGAGGCCTGTATTTCGGTTTCGGAGCCGACCGGAAGTTATGA
- a CDS encoding tetratricopeptide repeat protein, translated as MVDLRIVVVFVVSGLLSGCFLWTSRPEGDDLKTRMTKLEQGLIAERDKLEKQLLEAKEKIQKLEELLERATRVLSENKTDTELRVQELEVQSDSTQGMLAEIRNALDQLKEEVAANEKRLSLISDKMGVEEPLAKDEVPQDKAAHFAAAMAAYNAKSYSKARSLFVEFVRRYSKDASADDAQYWIAMSHLRQERPATALGEFRKVIAEYPKGDVMDKALLSMATAFWELHACTDAKNALLALIKQYPKSSFRDAAQKELSRVRAAPRGYCTS; from the coding sequence ATGGTTGACTTGAGGATAGTTGTTGTTTTTGTGGTTTCGGGGCTGCTTTCGGGGTGTTTCTTGTGGACGAGTCGTCCGGAGGGCGATGATCTGAAAACTCGGATGACAAAGCTCGAACAAGGTCTTATCGCCGAGCGGGACAAGCTTGAAAAGCAGTTGCTTGAGGCTAAAGAAAAAATCCAGAAGCTCGAGGAGCTTTTGGAACGTGCAACCCGCGTATTGAGCGAGAATAAAACCGATACCGAGCTGCGAGTCCAAGAGCTGGAAGTTCAAAGCGATTCGACGCAGGGCATGTTGGCGGAGATACGTAACGCTCTTGATCAGTTGAAAGAAGAAGTGGCGGCCAACGAAAAGCGGCTTTCATTAATTTCGGACAAAATGGGTGTGGAAGAGCCCTTGGCAAAGGATGAAGTCCCGCAGGACAAGGCTGCTCATTTTGCCGCTGCCATGGCCGCTTACAATGCCAAATCGTATTCCAAAGCACGCTCCCTTTTTGTGGAGTTTGTACGACGGTACAGCAAAGATGCTTCTGCAGATGATGCGCAATATTGGATCGCGATGAGTCATTTACGGCAGGAGCGACCAGCCACAGCCTTGGGTGAGTTTCGAAAAGTAATTGCCGAATATCCAAAGGGCGATGTCATGGATAAGGCGTTGTTGAGCATGGCCACCGCGTTTTGGGAGCTGCATGCCTGCACCGACGCAAAAAACGCGTTGCTTGCACTGATCAAACAGTATCCAAAATCAAGCTTTCGCGATGCGGCACAAAAAGAACTAAGTCGCGTGCGCGCGGCTCCGCGCGGCTATTGTACATCCTAG
- a CDS encoding OmpA family protein, whose amino-acid sequence MCQQCRNDGDCAAGQQCNAGRCDPIPGYCRSDDDCGPGEACLENRCQGPQSLDDGSAGAANGDGQCSIETVYFDFDSSTISAAARSKIEGNIRCMQTKGITTVHLTGHCDPRGTEEYNLALGDRRAQSVRKIAVSMGMASGKVTASSMGEEMAQGEDESAWAKDRRVEFTTK is encoded by the coding sequence ATGTGCCAGCAGTGCCGCAATGATGGTGACTGCGCAGCGGGTCAGCAATGCAATGCCGGTCGTTGCGATCCGATTCCCGGTTACTGTCGCTCAGATGATGACTGCGGACCAGGCGAGGCTTGTCTCGAGAATCGTTGTCAGGGTCCACAAAGCCTCGATGATGGCTCGGCAGGTGCAGCAAATGGTGACGGGCAATGCAGCATTGAAACAGTGTATTTTGATTTTGATTCGTCTACGATTTCAGCAGCGGCACGTAGCAAAATCGAGGGTAATATCCGATGCATGCAGACCAAAGGCATCACAACTGTGCATCTAACGGGACATTGTGATCCACGCGGAACTGAAGAGTACAATCTTGCGCTCGGAGATCGACGTGCACAGAGTGTACGTAAAATAGCGGTATCGATGGGTATGGCCAGTGGCAAAGTCACAGCGTCGTCCATGGGTGAAGAAATGGCGCAAGGCGAAGATGAAAGTGCCTGGGCTAAGGATCGCCGAGTGGAGTTCACAACGAAGTGA
- a CDS encoding M23 family metallopeptidase, with translation MKCVVFSLIAAMSACVTPIDDFTQDQSPLTAPERGAAAWPAELPLDQPIARDCLEVTGGYGSGYHAGYTLVGRNNDFYALDLSDPKTPFNQTVVAPVAGKVVSVFQEGDPLIEPSYASFGNRVTLQVDYGDETYYLFFAHLKQIDTAVHQHLNKGDTIGIAGHSGLHDDHGDHLHFSIHKKSKARNMRPTQLS, from the coding sequence ATGAAGTGCGTAGTTTTTTCCTTGATCGCGGCCATGTCGGCCTGCGTCACCCCAATCGATGATTTTACCCAAGACCAAAGTCCGCTCACAGCCCCGGAGCGTGGCGCAGCGGCGTGGCCCGCTGAGCTTCCACTCGATCAGCCGATTGCCCGAGACTGTCTCGAAGTCACGGGAGGCTACGGCAGCGGTTATCATGCGGGCTATACACTCGTCGGCAGAAACAACGACTTTTACGCACTTGATCTATCCGATCCCAAAACACCGTTTAATCAGACCGTAGTTGCACCTGTAGCTGGCAAAGTCGTGAGTGTCTTTCAAGAGGGAGATCCGCTAATCGAGCCAAGCTATGCAAGTTTTGGCAACCGAGTCACCTTACAGGTCGACTACGGCGACGAAACCTACTATCTATTCTTCGCGCACCTCAAACAAATCGATACCGCAGTACACCAACATCTCAATAAAGGAGATACGATTGGCATTGCAGGCCATTCCGGCTTACATGATGATCACGGCGATCATCTACATTTTTCAATCCATAAAAAATCAAAGGCGCGCAACATGCGTCCTACCCAACTTTCTTAG
- the bioB gene encoding biotin synthase BioB, whose translation MTTQETRHDWTLEEIRHLHDLPPTNLVHRAQSVHRTYQEPDAVQLCTLLSIKTGACSEDCSYCPQSGRYETSTKKEPLMEVHEVLKAAKRAKENGASRFCMGAAWRNAKQGKDFENVLSMIRGIRGLGMEACATLGMLDDKQTEQLADAGLTAYNHNLDTSREFYPSIITTRTYDERLETLDRVAKAGISTCCGGIIGMGESIEDRCKLLLTLSHFTPHPSSVPINALVPVEGTPLEKQEVVDPIELVRMCATARIVMPKSIVRLSAGREAMSKEAQLLCFLAGANSIFYGEKLLTTANPDANEDMALLELAGLKPLEPTEQHHHHAS comes from the coding sequence ATGACTACACAAGAAACACGACACGACTGGACCCTGGAAGAAATCCGCCATCTGCACGACCTCCCACCCACCAACCTGGTTCATCGTGCTCAAAGTGTTCACCGGACATACCAAGAGCCCGATGCAGTTCAGCTATGCACTTTGCTTTCGATTAAGACGGGCGCCTGCTCCGAAGACTGCTCCTACTGCCCACAGAGTGGACGCTATGAAACGAGCACGAAAAAAGAACCTTTGATGGAAGTGCACGAAGTACTCAAAGCCGCCAAGCGGGCTAAAGAAAACGGCGCAAGTCGTTTTTGCATGGGAGCAGCCTGGCGCAACGCCAAACAAGGCAAAGATTTTGAAAACGTCCTTTCCATGATTCGGGGCATCCGAGGATTGGGCATGGAGGCATGTGCTACCTTAGGCATGCTCGACGATAAACAAACCGAGCAGCTTGCCGATGCAGGACTTACTGCCTACAACCACAATCTCGATACCTCGCGCGAATTCTACCCCTCGATCATCACAACCCGTACCTATGACGAACGACTTGAAACCCTTGATCGCGTAGCCAAAGCCGGCATTTCGACCTGCTGCGGTGGTATTATCGGTATGGGCGAGAGCATTGAAGATCGTTGCAAGCTCTTGCTCACCCTCAGCCATTTCACGCCGCACCCCAGTAGCGTACCCATCAACGCCTTGGTTCCAGTCGAAGGCACACCGCTGGAAAAGCAAGAGGTCGTCGATCCCATCGAACTAGTTCGCATGTGCGCCACCGCACGCATCGTTATGCCTAAAAGCATTGTACGCCTATCTGCAGGGCGAGAAGCTATGAGTAAAGAAGCACAGTTGCTTTGCTTCCTCGCAGGAGCCAACTCGATCTTCTACGGGGAAAAACTTCTTACCACAGCCAATCCCGATGCGAACGAAGACATGGCCTTGCTCGAACTCGCTGGTCTCAAACCCCTAGAGCCCACCGAGCAACACCATCACCACGCATCGTAA
- a CDS encoding S8 family peptidase, which yields MALLRGFIVSVLSVAWLGCGLSPSSIDQNAEAQSFDAKLAKAPAAYEAIDGEYVVVFNSQSGLYASFAHGNPINPDAPNQTLQVLDSFPSLSAILVRDASNGQSTLRSIATDTSVSYIQQNYKLDPWPIPQVVGAAKVIASPSFFDQIQQPAIWNLARIDQPDWDAENPNDAFIWSEGIFGYGVRAYVIDSGINPHPEFGCLDSFSEVCVNPGDDRIDEQNAYPDPGQVDTVGHGTHVAGTLGGVNYGVAKGVTLVPINVDVGGQPTVASMLAGMEHVLTVHSPEDFAVANISISGPKNVLIDAAVNNLIQAGIPVVVAAGNNEAPISCERSPANVPGALTVAASNIQDEAALFSNQGSCVDVFAPGVDILSAGRDGGTAILSGTSMASPHVAGSVALLLEGVRNMDGGSIDPEGVAAVVNCTATPDALLDVDSSTANRLLYMRNFGSAGILGYENLAEPPILSFAEPSPGAEVPNPVRISANYETCALGSIKLEELDAPNGQVQRTIAPTTGKPSEWVAVFEPGPVYLRATICDYFDHCVSEQTSFTALPAASTIYLPIVGR from the coding sequence ATGGCATTACTTCGTGGATTTATTGTTTCTGTGCTGTCCGTTGCATGGCTTGGCTGCGGTCTTAGCCCTTCATCAATTGATCAAAATGCTGAAGCGCAAAGTTTCGATGCAAAGCTAGCAAAAGCCCCTGCCGCATACGAAGCCATTGACGGAGAATACGTCGTTGTCTTCAACAGCCAAAGCGGCCTGTATGCAAGCTTTGCCCACGGCAATCCCATCAACCCCGACGCACCAAATCAAACGTTACAAGTACTCGATAGTTTTCCGTCGCTTTCAGCCATCCTTGTACGAGACGCTAGCAATGGGCAAAGCACTTTACGATCAATCGCAACCGACACTTCGGTATCCTATATACAACAGAACTATAAATTGGACCCATGGCCCATCCCACAAGTTGTGGGTGCAGCAAAGGTCATCGCTAGCCCTAGCTTCTTCGATCAAATCCAACAACCCGCTATCTGGAACCTAGCAAGGATTGATCAGCCGGATTGGGACGCCGAAAATCCAAACGATGCGTTCATCTGGTCCGAAGGCATCTTTGGCTACGGCGTTCGGGCTTACGTGATCGATTCGGGCATTAACCCACATCCAGAATTTGGATGCTTGGACTCCTTTAGCGAGGTCTGCGTTAATCCGGGCGATGATCGTATTGACGAGCAAAACGCCTATCCCGATCCCGGTCAAGTGGATACGGTAGGCCATGGCACGCACGTCGCAGGAACCCTCGGCGGTGTCAACTACGGTGTTGCCAAAGGTGTGACTTTGGTGCCCATCAACGTTGATGTTGGTGGTCAACCCACCGTGGCATCGATGCTGGCAGGCATGGAGCATGTGCTAACCGTGCACAGTCCAGAAGATTTTGCCGTGGCAAACATTAGCATCAGCGGCCCGAAAAACGTGTTGATCGATGCAGCCGTAAACAACCTGATTCAGGCCGGAATTCCGGTGGTCGTAGCGGCTGGAAACAACGAAGCACCTATTTCCTGCGAGCGTTCGCCCGCCAATGTACCCGGGGCCCTTACCGTTGCCGCCAGCAACATCCAAGATGAAGCTGCCTTGTTTTCAAACCAAGGAAGCTGCGTGGATGTTTTTGCACCTGGCGTCGACATTCTATCGGCGGGACGCGATGGAGGCACAGCGATACTGAGCGGAACGTCCATGGCTTCGCCACACGTCGCTGGTTCGGTGGCTTTGTTGCTCGAAGGAGTTCGCAACATGGATGGGGGCAGCATTGATCCCGAAGGCGTTGCAGCTGTGGTTAACTGCACAGCCACCCCGGATGCCTTGCTAGACGTTGATTCCAGCACAGCGAATCGTCTTCTCTATATGCGCAATTTTGGCAGCGCAGGCATCTTGGGATACGAGAACCTGGCCGAGCCACCCATTCTTAGTTTCGCTGAACCAAGCCCAGGCGCCGAGGTCCCTAACCCAGTGCGCATCTCCGCCAACTATGAAACCTGTGCGTTGGGAAGCATCAAACTTGAAGAACTCGATGCACCGAACGGCCAAGTGCAGCGCACCATCGCCCCAACCACGGGCAAGCCAAGCGAATGGGTAGCTGTTTTTGAACCTGGTCCAGTCTATCTTCGCGCAACGATCTGCGATTACTTTGATCACTGCGTCTCCGAACAGACTTCCTTCACGGCGCTCCCAGCCGCAAGCACGATTTACTTACCGATAGTTGGCCGATAG
- the recN gene encoding DNA repair protein RecN — translation MLCFLRIHDFAIIEQLEVEFGPGLNVITGETGAGKSILVNALQLVLGGRGNPEWIRHGSTQAEIEALFDITDDERLAKILEEQSLPSDGELLVRRVLPKQGRSRVYIGGKLATVGQLTEIASGLADIASQHEHHSLVDASTHLGYLDAFAQLKSKLVQMKESYAEFMQRDAALLALSEKLAKRTEHEDLLRFHVQEIDALDMKPGEDEKLRSQRDKLRHSERLMQLTGGAEDLLYARDGALCEQLSKITNQIDEASRLDPDLNEQHELLQSLHAQLEEVARNLGKYAHTIQNDPDTLNEIETRLERLDMLCRKHNRDLPALLSYRDEALEELTRLENFESVFREHKEARERAKQKAAKLALELSERRGKAAKELAKQMTRELSSLGMGDAKVHIEILRSPLRGSSEDMDVNGAQLSAAGIDKVEFLIAPNRGEQPRPLRKVASGGELSRSMLAIKKVLTGLGPSGMHIFDEVDAGVGGAIAEVIGQKLHEVSRAHQVLCITHLPQIAAYADRHLRVHKFVADGRTHSEISALGEKDREKELARMLGGITISDKTRAAAQELLSEAKTTPLRT, via the coding sequence ATGCTATGTTTTTTGCGTATTCATGATTTTGCGATCATCGAGCAACTCGAAGTCGAGTTTGGTCCAGGTCTGAATGTTATTACTGGCGAGACAGGGGCTGGCAAATCGATATTGGTCAATGCTCTACAACTTGTCCTTGGTGGTCGCGGTAACCCGGAATGGATCCGTCATGGATCAACGCAAGCCGAAATAGAAGCCTTGTTCGACATCACCGATGACGAACGACTCGCCAAAATACTCGAGGAACAAAGTCTTCCCTCGGATGGAGAGCTGTTGGTGCGACGAGTCCTGCCAAAACAAGGGCGCTCTCGGGTTTATATCGGAGGAAAACTAGCTACCGTTGGGCAATTGACCGAGATAGCCTCTGGTCTTGCAGATATTGCTTCGCAACATGAACACCATAGCCTCGTCGATGCATCAACGCATCTCGGCTATCTTGATGCCTTTGCACAACTCAAAAGCAAGCTTGTACAAATGAAAGAATCGTATGCCGAATTCATGCAACGGGATGCTGCGCTTCTAGCCCTGAGTGAAAAACTGGCCAAACGCACCGAGCACGAAGATCTTTTACGCTTCCATGTTCAAGAAATTGATGCACTCGACATGAAGCCCGGTGAAGACGAAAAGCTTCGATCGCAACGCGACAAGCTTCGTCACTCCGAGCGCCTCATGCAACTGACTGGCGGAGCTGAAGACCTGTTGTACGCGCGAGATGGAGCGCTGTGTGAACAGCTTTCAAAAATCACAAACCAAATAGATGAAGCTTCACGTCTCGATCCCGATCTCAATGAACAACACGAACTTCTCCAAAGCCTGCATGCTCAGCTTGAAGAAGTCGCGCGCAACCTTGGAAAGTACGCTCACACCATTCAAAACGATCCAGACACACTAAATGAGATTGAAACGCGCCTGGAACGCTTGGATATGCTTTGTCGGAAGCACAACCGGGACTTACCCGCCTTGCTCAGTTATCGCGATGAAGCCCTTGAGGAACTCACCCGGCTTGAAAACTTTGAAAGTGTGTTTCGAGAACACAAAGAGGCACGTGAGAGGGCCAAACAAAAAGCAGCAAAGCTTGCCCTAGAGCTTTCCGAACGACGTGGCAAAGCGGCCAAAGAACTTGCCAAACAAATGACCCGAGAACTGAGTTCGTTGGGCATGGGTGATGCAAAGGTGCACATCGAAATCTTGCGTAGCCCTCTAAGAGGCAGCTCAGAAGACATGGACGTGAACGGCGCGCAGCTTTCAGCCGCTGGCATCGACAAAGTCGAATTTTTGATTGCTCCCAATCGAGGCGAACAACCCAGACCCTTACGCAAAGTTGCCAGTGGCGGAGAGTTGTCCCGCTCCATGCTCGCAATCAAAAAAGTGCTCACTGGGTTGGGTCCCTCAGGGATGCACATCTTTGATGAGGTCGATGCCGGTGTGGGAGGCGCGATTGCCGAAGTGATTGGCCAAAAGTTGCACGAAGTATCCCGCGCCCATCAAGTGCTTTGTATCACCCACCTACCCCAGATCGCTGCCTATGCCGATCGGCATTTACGCGTCCATAAATTCGTCGCCGATGGACGCACTCACAGCGAGATCAGTGCGCTTGGAGAAAAAGATCGCGAAAAAGAGTTGGCAAGAATGCTCGGCGGGATCACTATCAGCGACAAGACACGAGCAGCCGCTCAGGAACTTCTGAGTGAAGCCAAAACCACCCCATTGCGAACATGA